The following proteins are encoded in a genomic region of Kosakonia oryzae:
- a CDS encoding ArsR/SmtB family transcription factor has product MIANHPEREQFRLENVLFALGNPLRLAMIKRLADGAELSCNTLRPQDVAKSTMTHHWRVLRDSGVVWQRPQGRENMISLRREDLDACFPGLLDTLLRIMLE; this is encoded by the coding sequence ATGATCGCTAACCACCCAGAACGTGAGCAATTCCGCCTGGAAAATGTGCTCTTCGCCCTCGGCAATCCGCTGCGCCTGGCGATGATCAAACGGCTCGCCGATGGTGCTGAACTGAGCTGCAATACGTTGCGGCCGCAGGATGTAGCGAAATCGACCATGACGCATCACTGGCGCGTACTGCGCGACAGCGGCGTGGTCTGGCAGCGCCCGCAGGGGCGGGAAAATATGATTTCGCTGCGCCGGGAAGATCTGGACGCCTGCTTCCCGGGGCTGCTGGATACGCTGTTGCGTATAATGCTGGAATAA
- a CDS encoding efflux transporter outer membrane subunit, with protein sequence MRTPAVNKQAMALLASLALTSCATSEGLHTHNKILNPDSLAAKNTLSQVTLSPANWPKGNWWARFNDPQLDVLIRDGLASSPSLQEVNARADQANATVVSARAEQLPDINMDASITRSRVARVDDPLLVGKTYSTLRTASLGTSYTLDLWGGKKAAWQAALGKAKAAELDKQAAALSLSANIARAWNSLNVAWKLEKIAAANAERLAKISDIQRQFYHGGISPEYQYKQAMANDKDAQTALLQAQENVTAAGIKLSTLVGKGPDYWHHLKPSESNPAMQTTLPSTIPAELVGRRPDVVAARWRVEAAEKQIKATKTEFYPNINLVAEAGTRNLLGDAFVGAPSRFFNVGPTLSLPIFDGGKRRADLAGSNAEWDLAVAHYNSLLISSLGDISTSIVNLKSLEQQIAQTEAADKLAHSAWDDVSAQFKAGLRPWLDVLSLQDQLLASDRSVAQLQADMMDQNILLIEQLGGGLIVQPAAAIN encoded by the coding sequence ATGAGAACTCCGGCAGTAAATAAACAAGCCATGGCCTTACTGGCTTCTCTGGCATTAACCAGTTGCGCCACCTCTGAAGGGCTGCACACGCACAATAAAATATTAAATCCGGATTCGCTGGCGGCGAAAAATACGCTGTCGCAGGTCACGTTAAGCCCGGCAAACTGGCCCAAAGGCAACTGGTGGGCGCGTTTTAACGATCCGCAACTTGATGTGCTGATCCGCGACGGGCTGGCGTCCAGCCCCAGCCTGCAGGAAGTGAACGCCCGCGCCGACCAGGCCAATGCCACGGTAGTCAGCGCCAGAGCAGAGCAACTGCCTGATATTAATATGGATGCCAGCATTACCCGTTCCCGCGTCGCACGCGTCGATGATCCTTTGCTGGTGGGCAAAACTTACAGCACGCTGCGTACTGCCTCGCTCGGCACCAGCTACACGCTGGATTTATGGGGCGGCAAGAAAGCGGCCTGGCAGGCGGCATTAGGCAAGGCCAAAGCAGCGGAGCTGGATAAACAAGCCGCCGCGCTCAGTTTATCGGCCAATATTGCCCGCGCATGGAATAGTTTAAATGTCGCCTGGAAATTGGAAAAAATAGCGGCCGCCAATGCTGAACGTCTGGCAAAAATAAGTGACATCCAGCGTCAGTTTTATCACGGTGGTATTTCACCGGAATATCAATATAAACAGGCAATGGCTAACGATAAAGATGCGCAGACCGCATTATTACAGGCGCAGGAAAATGTCACCGCAGCGGGAATTAAGTTATCCACGCTGGTCGGCAAGGGACCCGATTATTGGCACCATTTGAAACCGTCTGAGAGCAACCCGGCAATGCAAACGACACTGCCCTCGACGATTCCGGCGGAGTTAGTCGGGCGCAGGCCGGATGTGGTTGCCGCGCGCTGGCGTGTTGAAGCGGCGGAAAAACAGATTAAAGCCACGAAAACCGAGTTCTACCCCAATATCAACCTCGTTGCCGAAGCCGGGACGCGCAATCTTCTCGGCGATGCGTTTGTCGGCGCGCCGAGCCGGTTTTTCAATGTCGGGCCAACGCTTTCACTGCCGATTTTCGACGGCGGAAAACGGCGGGCGGATTTGGCAGGCAGCAACGCAGAGTGGGATCTGGCGGTCGCTCACTATAACAGCCTGCTGATTTCCTCACTGGGCGATATCAGCACCTCTATTGTGAATCTGAAATCGCTGGAGCAGCAGATTGCACAAACGGAAGCTGCCGATAAACTCGCGCACAGCGCGTGGGACGACGTTTCCGCCCAGTTTAAAGCCGGATTGCGACCGTGGCTGGACGTCCTCTCATTGCAGGATCAACTGCTGGCGTCAGATCGCAGCGTCGCACAGTTGCAAGCCGATATGATGGACCAGAATATTTTGCTGATTGAACAGCTTGGCGGTGGATTAATTGTCCAGCCCGCAGCGGCCATCAATTAA
- a CDS encoding AraC family transcriptional regulator translates to MKTNDATQVFDPDATACPAVARHLEFVDYAAEVPVHTHRKGQLIIALYGAVICRAENDIWIVPPHCAVWIPGGIPHSAKATWNAHLNYLFIEPGAVALPEKCCTLAISQLIKELVDRLTREGIDYPADSHVARLTRVTLDELATMPQQKLSLPVSANPKIRTMADTLVSQPEDRSTFKEWAKRLAISERSLARLMLRETGLTFGRWRQQLHLIIALQELASGVSVQNVAAKLGYESVNAFITMFRKTMGSTPAHYFAERKLSAR, encoded by the coding sequence ATGAAGACCAATGATGCCACGCAAGTGTTTGATCCTGACGCCACAGCCTGTCCGGCCGTTGCACGTCATCTCGAGTTCGTTGATTACGCCGCCGAAGTGCCCGTGCATACGCACCGTAAGGGGCAACTAATTATTGCGCTATATGGCGCTGTTATCTGTCGCGCAGAAAATGACATATGGATCGTGCCGCCGCACTGCGCCGTCTGGATCCCGGGCGGGATCCCGCACAGCGCTAAAGCGACCTGGAACGCGCATCTTAATTATTTATTCATTGAACCCGGTGCCGTAGCACTCCCGGAGAAGTGTTGCACGCTGGCGATCTCGCAGTTGATTAAAGAATTAGTTGACCGTTTAACCCGCGAGGGCATTGATTACCCGGCGGATAGCCACGTTGCCAGGCTCACCCGGGTGACGCTCGACGAATTAGCCACCATGCCGCAGCAGAAACTGAGCCTGCCTGTCTCTGCGAATCCCAAAATACGTACCATGGCCGATACGCTGGTAAGCCAGCCGGAAGATCGCAGCACATTTAAAGAGTGGGCGAAACGGCTGGCGATAAGCGAGCGTTCGCTGGCGCGATTGATGCTGCGTGAAACGGGGCTGACCTTTGGGCGCTGGCGTCAGCAACTCCATTTAATTATTGCGCTACAGGAGTTAGCCAGCGGCGTATCCGTGCAAAACGTGGCGGCTAAATTGGGGTATGAATCCGTGAATGCGTTCATCACTATGTTCAGGAAAACGATGGGCAGTACGCCTGCGCACTATTTTGCCGAACGGAAACTAAGCGCACGCTAA
- a CDS encoding putative quinol monooxygenase gives MLIVSGYIHIEPACLPQFMGDIKLLAQRVRKGEGNLSYDAAVDDPVTGSVLISERWQNQEALTAHLAATHTRAFIARWEGRMTGEVLKYDAFNERGLLDV, from the coding sequence ATGCTCATCGTCTCCGGCTATATCCATATTGAACCCGCGTGCTTACCGCAATTTATGGGCGATATAAAATTACTGGCTCAACGCGTGCGAAAAGGTGAAGGCAACCTCTCGTATGATGCCGCTGTCGATGACCCTGTGACCGGAAGCGTGCTGATATCTGAACGCTGGCAAAATCAGGAGGCACTGACAGCGCATCTTGCGGCAACCCACACCCGGGCATTTATCGCCCGTTGGGAAGGGCGAATGACGGGTGAGGTTTTGAAATATGACGCCTTTAACGAAAGAGGGCTGTTGGATGTGTAA
- a CDS encoding NADP-dependent oxidoreductase — protein MTEMMKAVQLHAFGGPENLLYEETPRPVAGSDEVLVHVQAASLNPPDWYLRDGYRALPPEWWPEPKFPLILGTDVSGVVAAVGKNVTGFSTGDEVYSMVRFPQKLMEGSGGYAQYVSVPSSELALKPQGIDHVQAAGAPMSLLTAWQFLVETGHDAANPFQAFPHKAVPLKGRTVLINGAGGGVGHLAVQIARWKGARVIAVASSRNEALLRDLGADEFIDYTKTAPESVVSNVDLVLDAVGGANMERFLRCIKPGGALFLVNPLGFSAWSEAAKKDITVSSTQVRSSGTQLSEAARLLEKGVIRVVIDSTWPLAMASAAHQRAAQGSIQGKIVLTNC, from the coding sequence ATGACTGAAATGATGAAAGCAGTACAACTCCATGCGTTTGGCGGGCCGGAAAACCTGCTGTATGAAGAGACCCCCAGGCCGGTAGCGGGCAGCGACGAGGTTCTTGTGCATGTGCAGGCCGCCAGCCTTAACCCACCAGACTGGTATCTGCGTGACGGCTATCGCGCACTGCCGCCTGAATGGTGGCCGGAGCCCAAATTTCCACTCATTTTGGGGACGGACGTATCAGGCGTCGTCGCTGCGGTCGGTAAAAATGTGACCGGGTTCAGCACGGGTGATGAGGTCTATTCGATGGTGCGCTTTCCGCAAAAGTTAATGGAGGGCAGTGGCGGCTACGCGCAATATGTCAGCGTTCCTTCATCCGAGCTGGCATTAAAACCCCAGGGAATTGACCATGTTCAGGCGGCGGGAGCGCCGATGTCACTCCTCACGGCCTGGCAGTTTCTTGTCGAAACGGGGCATGACGCAGCGAATCCTTTCCAGGCTTTTCCTCATAAAGCCGTGCCATTAAAGGGCCGGACCGTGCTGATCAATGGTGCCGGGGGCGGTGTGGGGCATCTTGCGGTGCAGATCGCCCGCTGGAAAGGGGCGCGGGTTATTGCCGTGGCCTCTTCCCGCAATGAGGCGCTGTTACGCGATCTGGGGGCGGATGAGTTTATCGATTACACCAAAACAGCACCGGAGAGCGTAGTAAGCAATGTTGATCTGGTGCTTGATGCGGTGGGTGGCGCAAATATGGAGCGCTTTCTGCGCTGTATAAAGCCCGGCGGTGCGTTATTTCTGGTTAATCCTCTGGGGTTTTCTGCATGGAGTGAGGCCGCCAAAAAAGATATTACGGTGTCATCAACGCAAGTTCGCTCCAGTGGCACGCAGTTATCAGAAGCCGCTCGTCTGCTGGAAAAAGGCGTTATCCGGGTGGTTATTGATAGCACCTGGCCGTTAGCCATGGCATCGGCTGCCCATCAGCGTGCTGCACAAGGAAGTATTCAGGGCAAAATTGTGCTGACAAACTGTTAA
- a CDS encoding carbohydrate porin, whose amino-acid sequence MINKKHQLKWIALLISSALFSASAAAAKLTIEQRLELLEKALAENQQELQATKQELRHYKARFDRQPDTARETNAVASNTPADKTPAAIGPTPAHSAVVTGATPAQEMTLADISKYVKNDLGFSYTGYFRSGWSTGTRGAPKSYAIGSLGRFGQENSAWFDLQLSQKVYDAGGKVAKAVVMLDGNVGQQYSAGWFDSTSENLLQFSDIYLTIKGFLPFAPEADFWVGKHNLPVYEIQMLDWKSHRTNAGSGLGIENWQLGPGKLNVAVTREDVNAHAVDYATSGATQQVNANSAEVRYKDIPLWEKATLEVFARYAMPNETDSNHKNEDNGSYYSVKDAWHGGLILRHKFNDGGFNELTLQGADNSIASGFALISDSNPTYGYNDQYYGEHSYGKAFRVISQGENYLRPDVIMAHALVYAHGNDIYDYNTGAHTDFNSVRAVVRPAYIWDNFNQTGVELAWFDQKNKTGGNEYHESGYKTTIYHALKVDTSLLTSRPEIRFYGTYLKVNDNGISQFEFADAKSDQFTVGVQAEVWW is encoded by the coding sequence ATGATAAATAAAAAGCATCAACTGAAATGGATTGCTCTCTTAATATCCTCTGCGCTGTTTTCCGCCAGCGCTGCCGCTGCAAAACTCACTATTGAACAGCGTCTGGAATTACTGGAAAAAGCACTGGCGGAAAACCAACAGGAATTACAGGCCACGAAACAAGAGCTGCGGCACTATAAAGCCCGCTTCGACAGGCAGCCGGATACTGCCCGTGAAACGAACGCTGTCGCCAGTAATACACCCGCCGATAAAACGCCTGCGGCGATCGGCCCTACGCCAGCGCATTCTGCCGTGGTTACCGGCGCGACACCGGCACAAGAGATGACGCTGGCGGACATCAGTAAATATGTGAAAAACGATCTCGGCTTCAGTTATACCGGCTACTTTCGCTCCGGCTGGTCGACCGGAACGCGCGGTGCGCCGAAGTCTTACGCCATTGGTTCTCTGGGGCGATTCGGCCAGGAAAACAGCGCCTGGTTCGACCTGCAATTGTCGCAGAAAGTCTACGATGCCGGCGGCAAGGTGGCAAAAGCCGTGGTCATGCTGGATGGCAACGTTGGCCAGCAATACAGCGCGGGCTGGTTCGACAGCACTTCGGAAAATCTCCTGCAATTCTCGGATATCTACCTGACAATCAAAGGGTTCCTGCCGTTTGCGCCGGAAGCGGATTTTTGGGTCGGTAAACATAACCTGCCGGTATATGAAATTCAGATGCTGGACTGGAAAAGCCATCGCACGAACGCCGGTTCCGGCCTCGGCATCGAGAACTGGCAGCTTGGCCCCGGCAAGCTGAATGTGGCCGTTACGCGAGAAGATGTTAACGCCCACGCGGTCGATTATGCGACCTCAGGCGCTACGCAGCAGGTTAACGCCAACAGCGCAGAGGTGCGCTATAAAGATATTCCGCTGTGGGAGAAAGCCACGCTGGAAGTGTTTGCGCGCTATGCGATGCCTAATGAAACCGACAGCAATCATAAAAATGAAGATAACGGCAGCTATTACAGCGTCAAAGATGCCTGGCATGGCGGTTTAATTCTGCGGCATAAGTTTAACGACGGCGGATTTAACGAATTAACGCTCCAGGGCGCGGATAATTCCATCGCCAGCGGTTTTGCCTTAATTTCAGATTCCAACCCGACGTACGGTTATAACGATCAGTATTATGGCGAGCATAGTTACGGCAAAGCCTTCCGCGTGATTTCTCAAGGCGAGAACTATTTACGCCCAGATGTGATTATGGCCCATGCGCTGGTCTATGCGCACGGTAATGATATTTATGACTACAATACCGGTGCGCATACTGATTTTAATTCCGTTCGTGCGGTAGTTCGCCCGGCGTATATCTGGGATAACTTTAATCAAACTGGCGTGGAGCTTGCCTGGTTCGATCAGAAAAATAAGACCGGCGGCAATGAATATCATGAATCCGGTTATAAAACCACGATCTATCATGCGCTGAAAGTGGATACCAGCCTGTTGACCTCTCGCCCGGAAATTCGTTTCTATGGGACGTATCTGAAGGTGAACGATAATGGCATCAGCCAGTTTGAATTTGCCGATGCGAAAAGCGACCAGTTTACCGTCGGCGTCCAGGCGGAAGTGTGGTGGTAA
- a CDS encoding LysR family transcriptional regulator: protein MKEQMAFERLTGLIAFARAGALGSYTAAARSLSVSPSAISKSIQRLEKHLGITLFTRTTRSLVLTAEGRELHERALRLLRDAEEIEQVAKRTRAEPAGTLRIAASLPIGIHLIAPVLPQFCALYPKVKIDLRLSDQMVNLVDEHIDIAIRMGELADSSLLSRHLPPYQIGCYASPEYLARCAPPEHPNGLVGHQTINLRYQNTGQLFRWPFRVGEREIEIVPSSAVIVDASEAVIAAVAAGAGIGMAANFMVASLVRDKKLVPVLAGFAVERGNISAVWHESRRSNPAVRAFLDHMLKHV, encoded by the coding sequence ATGAAGGAACAAATGGCTTTTGAAAGACTCACCGGTCTCATTGCATTCGCTCGTGCTGGCGCGCTGGGCAGCTATACTGCGGCTGCCCGCTCGCTTTCCGTTTCGCCTTCCGCCATCAGTAAGAGTATTCAGCGGCTGGAGAAGCACCTCGGTATCACCCTGTTCACGCGAACGACGCGTTCGCTGGTTTTAACTGCCGAAGGCCGTGAACTGCACGAACGGGCGTTGCGGTTGTTACGGGATGCGGAAGAGATCGAACAGGTAGCCAAACGCACGCGCGCGGAACCCGCAGGTACATTGCGCATCGCGGCGTCGTTACCCATTGGCATTCATTTAATTGCCCCCGTTCTGCCACAATTTTGCGCGCTTTACCCCAAAGTGAAGATTGACCTGCGCTTAAGCGACCAGATGGTAAACCTTGTTGATGAGCATATTGATATTGCCATTCGAATGGGTGAGCTTGCGGATTCCAGCCTCCTGTCGCGTCACCTCCCGCCCTATCAGATAGGTTGTTATGCCTCGCCTGAATATTTAGCCCGTTGCGCACCTCCGGAACATCCCAATGGCTTAGTCGGGCATCAAACAATTAATCTGCGTTACCAGAATACGGGGCAACTTTTTCGCTGGCCGTTCCGCGTCGGAGAGCGAGAAATTGAGATTGTGCCTTCGTCAGCGGTCATTGTTGATGCAAGCGAAGCCGTCATCGCCGCTGTTGCTGCCGGGGCCGGAATAGGCATGGCCGCGAACTTTATGGTGGCTTCCCTGGTGAGGGATAAAAAGTTAGTGCCCGTACTGGCAGGTTTTGCGGTCGAGCGAGGCAATATTTCGGCTGTCTGGCATGAAAGCCGTCGTTCTAATCCCGCGGTACGCGCCTTTCTCGATCATATGCTTAAACATGTTTAA
- the fusA gene encoding elongation factor G, producing the protein MPRPIPLERYRNIGISAHIDAGKTTTTERILFYTGMSHKLGEVHDGAATTDWMAQEQERGITITSAAVSCFWPGMDRSYEPHRINIIDTPGHVDFTIEVERSMRVLDGAVMVYDSVGGVQPQSETVWRQANKYHVPRLAFVNKMDRPGADFFRVVQMMIDRLKANPVPIVIPIGAEEHFTGVVDLIKMREIIWDDATQGMVFSYAPVPEELQATALEWREKMVSAAAEASEELMDKYLETGSLDEADIIAGLRKRTIAGEIQPMLCGSAFKNKGVQRMLDAVVELMPSPLDIPAIQGVDEKGQPAERHPNDEEPFSALAFKLMTDPYVGQLTFIRVYSGVLKKGDAVYNPVKGKKERIGRIVQMHANDRHEVDELRAGDIAACVGLKDVTTGDTLSDPDAVITLERMEFPEPVISLAIEPKTKADQEKMGIALQRLASEDPSFRLHTDEESGQTIISGMGELHLEIIVDRMKREFGVEANIGRPQVTYRETLRKTVKDIEGKFVRQSGGKGQYGHVVLTLEPLEPGSGFVFEDATKGGVVPREYIPSVEKGLREAMNSGVLAGYPVVDVKATLTFGSYHDVDSSEMAFRMAAIFGFKEGARKADPAILEPVMHVEVETPEEYAGNIMGDLSSRRGMVQGMEERFGSQIIRADVPLAEMFGYSTTLRSMSQGRATYSMEFHHYAEAPRNVADEIIASRAKA; encoded by the coding sequence ATGCCCCGACCCATCCCCCTCGAACGTTATCGCAACATCGGTATCTCCGCGCATATCGATGCCGGTAAAACCACTACCACCGAGCGCATCCTGTTTTACACCGGGATGAGCCACAAGCTGGGGGAAGTACACGATGGCGCGGCAACAACCGACTGGATGGCGCAGGAGCAGGAGCGCGGGATCACCATTACTTCCGCGGCAGTGAGCTGCTTCTGGCCCGGTATGGACAGAAGTTATGAGCCGCACCGCATCAACATTATCGACACCCCCGGGCACGTGGATTTCACCATTGAAGTGGAACGTTCCATGCGTGTGCTCGATGGCGCAGTGATGGTGTATGACTCGGTAGGCGGCGTGCAGCCGCAATCGGAAACCGTCTGGCGCCAGGCCAATAAATATCACGTGCCGCGTCTGGCCTTCGTCAACAAGATGGACCGTCCCGGCGCGGATTTCTTCCGCGTGGTGCAGATGATGATCGATCGTCTGAAAGCCAACCCGGTGCCGATTGTCATCCCGATTGGCGCTGAAGAGCATTTCACCGGCGTCGTGGATCTGATCAAAATGCGTGAAATCATCTGGGATGACGCCACGCAGGGTATGGTTTTCAGCTACGCGCCAGTGCCGGAAGAATTACAGGCAACCGCGCTGGAGTGGCGGGAAAAAATGGTCTCTGCGGCGGCGGAAGCCAGCGAAGAGTTGATGGATAAATATCTGGAAACCGGTTCGCTGGACGAAGCTGACATCATTGCCGGTCTGCGCAAACGCACGATCGCCGGGGAGATCCAGCCGATGCTGTGCGGCAGCGCCTTTAAAAACAAAGGCGTGCAGCGCATGCTCGATGCGGTTGTCGAACTGATGCCATCACCGCTGGACATTCCTGCCATTCAGGGCGTGGATGAAAAAGGCCAGCCGGCAGAACGTCACCCGAACGATGAGGAACCGTTCTCGGCGCTGGCGTTTAAACTGATGACCGACCCGTATGTCGGCCAGCTCACTTTTATCCGCGTCTATTCCGGCGTGCTGAAAAAAGGCGATGCGGTTTACAACCCGGTGAAAGGGAAGAAAGAGCGTATCGGGCGTATCGTGCAGATGCATGCCAACGATCGTCATGAAGTGGATGAACTGCGCGCGGGCGATATCGCAGCCTGTGTCGGGCTGAAAGATGTCACCACCGGCGATACCTTAAGTGATCCGGATGCGGTGATCACGCTGGAACGTATGGAATTCCCGGAGCCGGTAATTTCGCTGGCTATCGAGCCGAAAACCAAAGCGGACCAGGAAAAAATGGGTATCGCGCTGCAACGGCTGGCTTCTGAAGACCCGTCGTTCCGTCTGCACACGGATGAAGAGTCCGGCCAGACGATCATCTCCGGTATGGGCGAACTGCACCTGGAGATTATCGTCGACCGTATGAAACGTGAATTCGGCGTAGAAGCGAACATTGGTCGCCCGCAGGTGACTTACCGTGAAACGCTGCGTAAAACCGTGAAAGACATTGAAGGCAAGTTTGTTCGCCAGTCCGGTGGTAAAGGGCAGTATGGCCACGTGGTGCTGACGCTTGAACCGCTGGAGCCGGGTAGCGGCTTTGTTTTTGAAGACGCCACCAAAGGCGGCGTGGTGCCGCGCGAGTACATTCCATCTGTGGAAAAAGGGCTGCGCGAAGCCATGAACAGCGGCGTGCTGGCCGGTTATCCGGTGGTGGATGTGAAAGCGACGCTGACATTCGGTTCCTACCACGATGTCGACTCGTCGGAAATGGCGTTCCGCATGGCGGCGATCTTTGGTTTCAAAGAGGGCGCGCGCAAAGCGGATCCAGCCATCCTGGAGCCGGTGATGCATGTGGAAGTGGAAACGCCGGAAGAGTACGCCGGTAACATTATGGGCGATCTCTCTTCCCGTCGCGGTATGGTGCAGGGCATGGAAGAGCGCTTCGGCAGCCAGATCATCCGCGCCGACGTGCCGCTGGCCGAGATGTTCGGTTACTCCACCACGCTGCGATCCATGTCGCAGGGGCGTGCAACCTACAGCATGGAGTTCCACCACTACGCGGAAGCGCCGCGCAATGTGGCGGACGAGATCATCGCCAGCCGCGCCAAAGCCTGA
- a CDS encoding LLM class flavin-dependent oxidoreductase codes for MKKIGFLTFGHWTPSAQSATRSAADALLQSIDLAVAAEELGADGAYFRVHHFARQLSSPFPLLAAIGAKTRNIEIGTGVIDMRYENPLYMAEDAGAADLISGGRLQLGISRGSPEQVIDGWRYFGYQPAEGESEADMARHRTETLLEILKGEEFATPNPQPMFPNPPGLLRLEPYSAGLRERVWWGAGSNATAVWAAKLGMNLQSSTLKDDETGEPFHIQQAQQIRAYRAAWAEAGHQRTPRVSVSRSIFALMDDRDRAYFGSSRNDQDKVGFLDEKTRAIFGRSYAAEPEKLVEMLKQDEAIAEADTLLLTVPNQLGVDYNVHVIESILKHVAPAMGWRD; via the coding sequence ATGAAAAAGATCGGATTTTTGACCTTTGGTCACTGGACGCCTTCAGCGCAATCCGCCACTCGCTCAGCCGCTGATGCACTGTTGCAATCCATCGATCTGGCGGTTGCCGCTGAAGAGCTGGGCGCGGACGGCGCCTATTTCCGCGTCCACCATTTTGCTCGTCAGCTCAGTTCTCCTTTCCCGCTGCTGGCGGCCATCGGTGCCAAAACCCGTAATATCGAGATCGGCACCGGTGTTATTGATATGCGCTATGAAAACCCGCTCTATATGGCCGAAGACGCAGGCGCGGCGGATCTCATTTCCGGCGGTCGCCTGCAATTGGGGATCAGCCGGGGGTCGCCGGAGCAGGTGATTGATGGCTGGCGCTATTTCGGTTATCAACCCGCCGAAGGCGAAAGCGAGGCCGACATGGCGCGTCATCGCACTGAAACGCTGCTGGAGATCCTGAAGGGGGAAGAGTTCGCCACGCCAAATCCGCAGCCGATGTTTCCGAATCCGCCGGGGCTTTTACGTCTGGAACCCTATTCTGCGGGCCTGCGCGAACGCGTCTGGTGGGGAGCAGGTTCGAATGCAACTGCGGTCTGGGCAGCAAAACTGGGGATGAATTTGCAAAGCTCGACGCTGAAAGATGATGAAACCGGCGAGCCGTTCCACATTCAGCAGGCGCAGCAGATCCGCGCGTATCGTGCGGCCTGGGCGGAAGCAGGGCACCAGCGTACGCCGCGTGTTTCCGTTAGCCGCAGCATTTTTGCGTTGATGGACGATCGCGACCGTGCTTATTTCGGCAGCAGCCGCAACGATCAGGACAAAGTGGGTTTCCTTGATGAGAAAACCCGCGCGATTTTTGGCCGTAGCTACGCGGCAGAGCCGGAAAAACTGGTTGAAATGCTGAAACAGGACGAGGCGATTGCCGAAGCCGATACCTTATTGTTGACCGTGCCGAATCAGTTGGGCGTTGATTATAACGTGCATGTTATCGAATCGATCCTTAAACATGTGGCCCCGGCTATGGGCTGGCGCGATTAA
- the ldtA gene encoding L,D-transpeptidase, which produces MRRVKLLCCLLALISTRAALAVSYPLPPEGSRLVGSPQIITIEQGNTLPLEAFAAKYGQGLSNLLEANPDADPFLPKAGSQLIIPQQIILPDTVREGIVINVAEMRLYYYPKESNTVEILPIGIGQAGRETPRNWVTAVERKQEGPTWTPTPNTRKAYAAEGKTLPAFVPAGPDNPMGLYAIYIGKLYAIHGTNANFGIGLRVSQGCIRLRNADIKYLFDNVPLGTRVQVIDQPVKMTTEPDGSRWLEVHEPLSRNRTEFESSNKVPLPATPVLHALMKGDEVNVGRASAELERRSGMPVNISNQPGQIDKQRL; this is translated from the coding sequence ATGCGCCGCGTAAAACTGCTTTGTTGCCTGCTGGCCCTGATCTCAACCCGCGCTGCGCTGGCGGTCAGCTACCCTCTGCCGCCCGAGGGCAGCCGGCTGGTGGGAAGCCCGCAAATCATCACTATCGAGCAGGGCAATACGTTGCCGCTGGAAGCCTTTGCCGCGAAATACGGACAGGGGCTGAGCAATTTGCTGGAAGCGAATCCCGATGCTGATCCGTTCCTACCGAAAGCGGGTTCACAGCTGATTATTCCGCAGCAGATCATCTTGCCCGATACGGTGCGTGAAGGCATTGTCATCAACGTTGCGGAGATGCGCCTCTACTATTACCCGAAAGAGAGCAACACGGTGGAGATCCTGCCGATTGGCATTGGTCAGGCGGGGCGCGAAACGCCGCGCAACTGGGTTACCGCAGTGGAACGTAAACAAGAGGGGCCGACCTGGACGCCAACGCCAAACACCCGTAAAGCCTATGCTGCCGAGGGGAAAACCTTGCCCGCTTTTGTGCCCGCCGGGCCGGACAACCCGATGGGGCTGTACGCCATTTATATCGGTAAGCTGTATGCCATTCACGGTACTAATGCCAACTTCGGTATCGGTTTACGCGTCAGCCAGGGCTGTATTCGCCTGCGTAATGCGGATATCAAATATCTGTTTGATAACGTTCCGCTCGGGACGCGCGTGCAGGTTATCGATCAACCGGTGAAAATGACCACCGAGCCAGACGGCAGCCGCTGGCTGGAAGTTCACGAACCGCTCTCGCGTAATCGCACGGAATTTGAATCCAGCAATAAAGTTCCGCTACCGGCCACGCCGGTGCTGCATGCGCTGATGAAGGGCGATGAGGTCAATGTCGGCCGGGCGTCTGCCGAGCTTGAACGCCGTTCGGGAATGCCGGTGAATATCAGTAACCAGCCCGGGCAGATCGATAAACAGCGCCTGTAA